AAAGTAAGTTAACTCATCATTCTTCAAAAAATGCAGCGTTTCAAGACTGAAATTTTTGAACTGATCTTAGTAAATCTTGATTGTATTTCCCTTCtatatacaaatacaaattcTTGAGAGATGGAAGACAAGGCAAACCAGACAAATTAGGACATTCAGTTATTTCAAGCACACTAAGAGTCATGAAAATATTTTCTCCATCCTCCCTTGATAGCCTTATCAGGTTTGGCAGCTTTTCTAGAATAAGAGTTTCCAAAGCCATTAAACCTCCAACTCCACCATTATAGGACTCCTCCCATAGGTATACTACATGACTCATGTTAGATATTTTTAGATTCTTCAAAGAAGATAGTTTCCCCAGCTTTGGAAGGAGTAAACAATTTTTGCAATCCGTGATCTCTAAAGAAGTTAAACCTTTTAGAGAAGGACTAGACATCCACTGTGGGAAATATGTACCTGTATACCCTCTCAAACCCAAAGAATCAAGTTGTTGGGTATGAGGTTGAAGCACTTCGAGAATCTGCTCGACATTTCCTTGTAATTGGGACTCTTCATTTCTCCCCCATGACAACCTCAATTGGTTCAAGTGTTTACTGGACATATTGGCTTCTTTGGCATGTGTTACACTTTTTACTCTCTCTAGGTGCTTGATGTGAAGCTCTCCTTTAAGGTTTAGTTGTCCTAATTCTTCCAAAAGGTACCCTCTTTTCTTACCAACAACATATATGCTTAAAGTCCTTAGGGAAGTCAACGTTCCTATCTTAGGGGGCGAACTTGATAGTGAATAGCAAGCTCTCAAAGATAGTTGTTGTAGAGATTTTAAGTGTGTCAAACTATCAGGCAAACTTTGTAGATCATAACAATGGTCTAATTTCAAAACCTGCAAATTGCAAAGCCTACAAAGAGATTGTGGAAGAGTTTTGAACATTCCATGAGAAATATCTAAGTATCTTAGATATTTTAAACGACCAATCGAAGCTGACAAAATGTTTAGTTTGTTGCTCCGAAGCACccttaaagaattaaatttcaatatttgAGGTGAAAGTTGGCCAGCATCATTGAAATTCCACTCTATGTAGGTCTTCAAGGAGTTGACATGGTGCAACTGGATTGAACTGTAATCTTCAGATGCGTGTTGTCCATAAACTGAGAAGTGACGGATTCTTGCATGCATATTAATTATACCATTATTATATGCACTGCAACAAATTTCCTCTGCAAAAGATTGAGCAAGATCATGAACAAGATCATGCATTTTGAAATGTGTAACCATACCTAATTTATCTGTTTGAACATCTTGAAAAAATGAACTCCAATATAATTCATTCCACACCTCATCACCAATATCTTCCGCTTCCAAACTTTCATTGGACGAAATGAATCCATTGGCCACCCAAAGTTCAATTAGAAGCTGCTTACTTATTAATTCATCTTTTGGAAATATAGCAGAGAAGGCAAAGCATTGTCTCAACTTAACCGGCAAGTACAAGTAACTTAATCTCAAGGCCTGCATGACAGAGTTCTCACCTTGTAAGCTCCACAACTTGCTGTCCTTGACATAGAtccattctttttcttctcttttaaaGCGCAACAGACTTCCTAATGTTATTGCTGCAAGAGGCACTCCCCTACACTTCTTTAGGATCTCTTTCCCAATTGCCACAAGCTTTGTCAGTTCTACCTCATTTGGTCCAAATGCTCGTTGTTTAAACAACTCCCAGCAGTCTTTGTCAGACAACATTGAAAGTTTATGAGCAGGCACCGTTCCCATGATTTCTGCTACCTTTGGAAGCCGTGTAGTGACCAAAATCGAAGCACCTTTTCCTCCACAAGCCAATACAGACTTCAACTTCAGCCAATTCTCTTGTTCCTCATCCCACAAATCATCCAAAACAAGCAAATATCTTTTTCTTCGAAGTAGCTCTTGCAGTCTTCTTTGTAGGGGCTCTAGATCTAAATCCTCACAGTCATAGGAATTTCCAGAAGTTGATCCTATGATAACTTTTGTCATTCTCTTCAGACTGAAATCTTCTGAAACAGACACCCAAATTCTTAGCTAAAAGTGGTTAACTATCCTATGTGGAATGTTGCTCAAAGTTGTTGAAATTTCCACATCTGTTGTTTGATTGAATTTCAAGGAAACAAGGAGATGAAAACAGAGAATCTCTTGTACTTTAATCAATAAagatacattaaaaaaatgtcagccatctaaaatttcattttgaataATAATGTACTACACCCattttaattatcattaaatTATGAAAAGATATTTGTGTTATCTTCTGATCCGATTGGAGCTAAGAAAATGGTTGGTCGGTTAGGATCCGCTATGCGGAGGGATTAGGCTTTGAACTATCTGACGCGCGTCTGGTTCTGTTGAGCCGTCCGTTGATCATCCTTCTCCACCGGAGAGGGGTGGTGTACCTGCATGTGCTACGTCGCCCAAGTCAGTGGGGGGTTCGAGAGTATGCGGCTATAATATAGGTAAGAAGAGTCATACTTGACCCAAAGGCTAAGCCTGGGTATGAATATTGGTCAAGTAGGGTTTGGCTATCAACCCTTATCTTGTCTGTTGTGTCTAGGGGGTACGGACGTAAGCAACCTGCCGGTCTGATGGTGAGAAATTCTCGGCCTGCATGGACGTGAGCAACTATTGGATCAGTGAGCAATTATTGGCCAGCATCGTAATCCAGAGGCGTGTCCATCGTGTGGTGTCGCCTTCTTGACAGGCTCGAGACAGACCCAAGCAGAGTCGGATTGGGCCTTGGGCCAATCTGGAACATCTTCAAATAAGTTTTACGAAaatatcataattatttttattaaaatataaatatcattaaattattatttttaattcagtAAATTTAACTATTCTTATGTAGGTTGGAagtacataaaaataaaatgatcttGGGAGTGGTGAAAACCAAACGAGAGGGAAAAATCCACTTTGTATGACCAACAAACTCTTCAACGCCGATTAATCACCGAGAAAGGAAAAAAGTGTTTGTACTtataaaatagttataaaaaataaaatgaaagatcAAACTTACCCGATGCATCATTTTGTATGGCGTAATAACATGCATCAAGTATATATATAGAGTGAGAGAGAGTATTTAATTGTAAGTTAAAATATGCTGTTACTTTATCTAATGATTATTTTGGTTGCAAAGAAAACTACTTTAGTTTATGTAAATTATACAAACGAGTTCTTTTGGCCTACCCCAATATCAATAATTTgtacattataataatcttcTCCAACATTAATCTGTATTCTATTAGTCATTGATGTTGGGAAAGATCAAAATTAGTTTAAAGTATATCCTCAATATTATCATGAACCAAACAAATAAATCAATGATTGGTTTGGTTTCATAACCAATGCTTGGTTCCATATATGTTTTAGCTCATTTAATTCTATGTTCATGGAGCTAACTGGAAAACTGAGTATAGATGATAATGTAAGATAACCCTTAGAATCatgacatttttgtttttccatatCTAGTTTTGTATTTATATACATCTCAAGATAAATTACCACAAATAAAACTAATCAGAATTTTGTCATGGCCTGGGGGTCTATACAAAACATCATCTGAAAATagttcattgaaaaatatatatggtaGCACAAATTTTCCATAGCAGATTTGAAGGACATGTTCTTGTATACATTCTAGCCCTCTAAAATGTTTGCTACCAACCAAATTACATCTGCacaaaaacacaagaaatgtAATGATGATATCATATTAATGATTGGATATAGTTTTTTGAATAGAGAAAAATAGTCATGTAATGATGTAAATGCATAGTACAGTATCATTGCATGaatgtgtgtttgtgtttgagatAAACAAAGATATAAATGTTTACTTGCAGCGTAAAACTGAATATGAAATTTCGGCAACAATCTTGTCTTAAATTTAATATCgatcaaaagaaaatgatgtcTCAAAACCAATTACACAAGACCTATATTCAAGAAAAAGTAGATTGTGCAGAGTAGAGTTATACAGCAACGTAAGAGTTcacatcatattttattttcaatgatcCACCTAACATGAAAAACTTTAGAATAAATGATTGTTTGTTTGAATATTGAAGTGCCTAGATATTTAGGGTCAAAATACAGGTTGTGTAGATGAAATACAGTTGTATTATGCAACACATATTCAACATCTTGTTGGACACATACACATGCCAATGTTGTCAATCGTGGATCGCATGAAAAATCATTTGGTCAAATTCCACTATGCTACTTTGCCATAGCGTTGCTACagccactatttgacaacactttgtacttTAATAGTGTAGGTGTATTGCGAAACAATTGTGATCAGTTCAAGTTCCACTACactatagctgctatttgacaacattgaaTTACATACACCATAACCATTAACTAGAAACAAGACGAAAGAGATATATGCCATGCTCAGTTAGAGACATGTTTATCTACTAGCTAGACTTTTCTTATAATGTcttaaaaagagaaacaaaatgaaattatatctATATCATGATACCAACCATAGTTTATTCAAACATCACACATTTATCACTTAGACAATTCTAGCATCTCTCACTATGAATACCTTAGCATAACATTCTATATACTCGTAGATCTACCGCAGATAATTTATAAaaccacaaaaataaatttcaattgcTAGATATAATCAGATAAAATCATTCCTACTCCTTTACATAGCTACATAAGTTTTTGGAGTTCATTCAAAGTGTTAGGTAACTGTTATCAGAGTTGTATTAACTATCATGATACCAACAAAGTGATGCACAAACAAATGTACTGCATTAACTAGGAATGCTATTTTCCCAAGTCTTAGTTATTCTATAAACATACGGAAAAACAAAGTGGAAGCAAGAAAACTAATCCAGAATATTGTCcttatttctttgaaaaaaaaatgaacatcaataatatttttctacaaCTTTCCAATCAAAGGGAGTAAAATATAAACCAAACAATTGGACTCAAGTGGTTAAGGAGCTCCATCAAAGGATAAATCGCTCGGGAGAACCTGAGTTCAATTCTTGGTCAGCTTGTACTTACCTCACGGCCGAACTCCGGATTACCGGGGCCCCCTTCCCCTGACAACCGGAGGGTTAACACTAACAACAACAGAAAAGGGAGAAAGATATACCTCTAATTTTCATCAGGTCCTTGCATGGCAGAACATTGATTCCCTATACGAACCTCACGTCTCAATTGAGTTAAGCGTAATCTTTTTACAGGTAACTTTTCCTTATGTGCTTCAGAATTTGCTGCTGATAGACATTAAGTTGTCAGACACGTGTATTAGATACTGAAAAATGAATGCATGATTTGGACTATTTTACCTAGTAAAGGATTCTTTGATGTTTGTTGCTTatacttcaatgcccttttctCTTCGATTCGCTCTGCTCTATGCTGGCGTGCAACAACCCTGTGATGTTCCATGAGCTGCACATGATGCATGTACAACGTCCATCCCATATTTGGATCATATTGATGGAATGTGTAATTTGGTAATCCAGTGAACAAAAGTACATTCTTTTGCACCGGAAGTCCACTTGGAATATGCTGAAGAGATTTGTATCTGACCCCTGACGATTCATTTGATCCGTAATTCCCTTCAAGTTTATTTGTGCCAAAGTTTGCTTCTAAATTTTCGGTACATCCATAGGTTTGAGGTAGCTCTTGTTGACATGTTATTAGATTCTTATCTTTTAGCATAGTTCCACTAGCTTGCGATCTTGTATCAGCAGAATTTCTTACGCACTCTGTCGTCAACTGTTGCCTATGTTTTTTAGTCTTGAATGACCTTAATCGCCTTGCAACATGTTGACATTCCTTATTATGATTTTCATTATCCCGCTTCACTgcataaaaatgatgaatgattaCTTTATTGATTGTAGTCCactaaaaattatgtattaaaaaaatacccTACAATATGTCAATCTTACTAACTATACGAGTAGTCGCACAACCAAATAGGATTGAGATTCAAAACATATAAATACATGAGATAATGACTAGCACAGTAAGTGTTATTCACCTCTACATCTGTTGCAATGTTTGTTTACACAAACATGTTCCTCAGTCCCCTCTTTCACCGTTGCATTATTTTTGGAACGAGCTTGGTTTTTCATCTGACTCAGTCGAAGTATCCTTCCTTGCCGCTGCTTATTTTCGGGTCCATTAATCATTTGCAGTGAGGACAAATCATTCTTACTTTTACATCTAGCTTGTTGCTTCATTTGGCTCAGGCAGgttgtttttctttgtaaatgtTTGAATTGGTTATCATCTGCCCTATCATGATCCAATATACGATATTTAAATCTAGCTTGCTTTCGGATTTGAGTTAAGCGCGTTCCTGTAACTTCATAACAAAGTCCACACCTTTCACTACTCACATGAGAAACCGATCCATCAAGTAGTTCTTGAGAGCACTCCTGATCTATGGACAAAAGAATAGCAGTTACAGTTATCAAATTCGTGTCGCATTGAGATTCTGCAGTGCATAGAAGGCATTTGGAAATCAAACAAAGGTAGTCTCATCTCATCAACCATTACCAGTTATGCTCAGTGTTGTCAACTGTAGATCATGGAAAATAGCAATCTGTTCAAATTCCCTTATGCTATAAAGCTATAGCGTCACTATAGCCTAAAACGGTTTGACAACACTTCATACTAAAAAGTATATCACAATaacgatttgttcaaattccgctatgctATAGCCGCTATATGACAACACTGGTTGCAATGCTACTATATTCTATAGATGTATGATCAACTAAGTTACTAGATAAATCTGAACcgatgaaaaaggaaataaggATAGTCAATTATAAGTCAAATTCAATGCAAACCTTGATTTTCGGTGTTTATATGTGTCTTAGCCACACTATCTTCCGTCTGTGCTGCTAATATTTCAGCAGATTGTGCTAGAATGAACAAGTCATCAACACATCCCTCAAAAGTATTTGCCTGAGGCACCTGTTCTTCATGTTTGTTGGCTTCCATACTGCGGTTATCTACATGCTTCTCTGTCGTTTCAGATAACTCACTATATTGGCTATAGTGGTTTTCTGCTAATTCACACTGCAAATCAGGCTCGTCCTCCAGCTCTTCAGCAGTTACATTCAGATCAAAGTTTTCATGAAAATTCCTGCACCTCTTTTCTTGTTGACCGTTCTTAAGCTGCTCACTATTCATAATGGTCTGCAAACAATTTGAGTGATAATGAGACTCAAAGTAATGAATATAATATTTGTTACATCTCTCGGTGATTAAGTTTCTACACCAAACAAAAAGGCTTGgtaaatttaaatacaaatgTAACTTTAAATGAAGTTAATCTTGATCAAGcaactatatatgtttttatatggACGGTCAATATTAGTTCTACCGAAGATTGTCAAACTCGAGGATCTACACGAACCCAAGGAACATCGGAAAACTTGACTTTTACTTCAATATTCCATCATAATCTAATAAAGCAAACTACAgtaacaaaattcaaatatgcCAATAGCAGCCAATAAATTAAATCACAGAACATCCCTTTTCAAACACATTGAAACCTTATCATTCCACTGCTACAGTTTGAGTTTTTCAGGAAACACCAAATCACTGCCATCAGTGTTGTGAGATATTGGCCAATGGCCATGGCGGTTTTTGGGCTCTCCACCATGCCCAATTTCAGCCAAAATATCTGGATTTTCCGCCATAATCCGATATGACGGTGCCACAAAGGAGCCAGTACAGCAGATTTTGGCTCTCGGCCATCCTCAAATTCAAGATTGAGTTTTCCGAGTTGACACAAACGAATTTATGAGCAAGTTAACTCAATTTTGATaacaaaattcataaacatGCACTACTATTTCACTTTTCACTTTGATAACCATGATTTTACTTGTTTAATCTGATGATTCATGACATATTAAATTATAAGATTCAGTTTTTCATTCTTGAGATGGATCACATTGGATTGAAACCAAAAGATATTGATGTGCATGTATTCACAAAGGAACATTCCTACATAACATGGTTTGTTCCTAAAAGGGTAAGGCTGAATCCAAATAAAAAGAACAGTTTAAGGGTATGTGAAAAAATGGGTTTCAAACATTAAAcagaaataaaattatgaagttCCTTGAAGATCATTAAGAGCTTTCAACATCACTcaggtggaaaaaaaaaatggcatagTTATACAAAACAGTGAAAAGATTCATGTGGGGaccaaaaaacattaaaataaaatagcaaacattgattttatttttttggaaagaagtAAGAGCTTATAATTTTACTGAAAAATCTAGAACATGCATTGACTTAAAAGAGAAACACTTACCATAGATTAAAAGTGCTTATTTTGATATTGTACTTGCTGCTATGTGTTACTTTTTTGTCTTGTTGAGGTTAGGATAATGGAGTGAAGTATGAGACAGAAAGACAAAAATGCTTGGTGGGGAcgatataaataaatgaatatgtttaaaaataaaaagagacaGTAATCCTAAACGGAGACTCCGAGGAATCAATAAAGAAAAGTGGGGTATCGTGTAAGGAATGTCCTTCTCTTTATACCGGTAGGTAGGAATgtcattctctctctcttgtATATTCTACCATAATTGAGTTATTTGGAATAaataaagttttaaaataactgagtcattttaatatgatattaatttacgttttctcttttataattttaattaatattattttcatcactatcaatttattatatttcacttTGTATTTATGATGATGTAGAATGCACTAATATTTAACAAGAACACTTAAACCtattttttctcaccttcatttatacatttttcttaatatatgaaATTAACAAATGACTCAATTAATCCGGGACGGATGGAATATATATAATTGTGAtgaaaacaatgatttttttactaattaattaatttttattatgaataaatgaaaatatgatgCGGATGTCCATTGTTTCTAGACCTTCTATATTCCTTAACTCCTAAGAGTGAATGCATATATTGATAGTTAATGACACTTAGTCTTATGGCTCTTCATGTACTTGTAACTTATCACATGTGTGTTCTATAAATAGGACTTATATCTCAATGTAAAAGACACACTTGAGAAGCAATACAACATACTCTTTTGTTATCTCTTTATCCCTTTCTCTCTACTCTTCTATGGTGTACAATATCTTGCAATGCTTTTCATCAATTTCATAACACGTTATTAGCACGATTTTAAAGAATGGGTCTCTCACTTATATAAGGTCACTTATATAAGgtgataattaaattaatacacTGATCATGTGAATCACTAggatattatatgatttgaatcgATGCATCAACTAAATGATCACATGTATATCCACAACCAAAAGTTTGTGAGATTATTATGTCAACAAATTTGACTAAGAGTTTATTTTCTGAACTTTTCAGAAAGCATTTGATAAGTATCATTTGTCAATTGATATTGAACAATTGGTAGCATATGCTCATAAAAATGGACTTGAAGATCCATTCTTTAGAcatctaaagttaattgtataATTGATACTTATCACACCATACCTTATAAACTCTAGTTTAGTTAGAGACCATGTCATATATAAACCCTATTTTGGGAATCAATAATCTTGTATGTTGAGATATTGATATGTATCAAGTCAACACATTACTATATTTATGTCCCCCGTTTAATCTATCATTAAATTTAGGTTAACAACCTAGCATTTCTCATCTAAGTAGATTTTGGATGTGTTGTGTATATCGCAATTGCTCCAATATAATGCACTGAGATAAATCTTGAATATTgggaaaatatatttgatatatatgaATCTCCATCTATCATTAATTGTGTTGAGCCAACTTATTTACAGCCCAGTAGGCTGTTTATCAATTGATGGATTagttttcccaatattagggGAAGACGATAAGTAGTTGAAAATGTGAACCtgaagttcaaataaattatttgaaagaataCATTATTGTCTCGTCTTGATCCTTAAGATATAACTCATTTGCAAaggtaaataaattaaatatcagCTGTTAATGCTCCAAACGAAACAGATGCCTATGACGGATAATCTAATACTGCAAATGAGTTTCAATCGTGCTTGAAGCATGATAGATCAATCggttccaaatataaaaaagtcTCGAATAAGAAAAAGGAGCTTAAAGAAATGATAACCCAAACGAGGAAATAGAAACTCTAAAAGAGTTTTCTGACATAACTGATTTATCAATTCTAGAAGAACTAATCAAGTACCTGAAACTTATGAAATATtgataaattatgtcatgaagGAAAGATCTCAATGGAATGAGATGGAACCGAAATGAAGTCAACGTCGGCATGTTTTTGAATATAATATAGCGCAGCATGTGATAAGTAATAATGATGATCACACTACTACAAAATACCCCCTTTAATAGCACTCATTTTGGTTGTTAATAGCGCTTTCCAAGCGCTAAGAAAGCCCCCGCTATAATAGGTCAGGAGCCTATAATAGCGCTTTCCAAACGCTATTAAATAGCAATACGTTAATAGCGCTTTCAGAAAAGCGCCAATATAGCCTTATTCTATTGCTATTAAAATAGCTTTTTTAAGTGATGTTTCTTAGCACTTTCTTAGAAGCGCTATCGTAGCCTTTCTACTCAAATAGGGGTTACTTAGCGTTTTACTGAAAGCGCTAATAAAAGTTgcgtaatttttttattttttttttaaatctgtaACTAAAAAGGCTATAATTAAACGCTATAATAAGATACTGAAATATGAATATGGCAAATTACATTCATGATAATCTCATTACAAATTGAtcataaatttaattatgaatgtcATAATACTAGTCAATCCACAAttgccaataaaaaaaataaaaaataaaaactcctAAAAGCAGCCACAGttaattatcaacaaaaaaacaccTAAATTTAAGAGGACTCGTGACACGCTATATAGTCCAGCACAACCAATTATGGTTTAAGTCTATCAGCAATATAGTCTCCTGTGTCATATAATATGAAacgaaaaattaattaacatagaATTTCCAGCACAACCAATTACGATTTAAAataactcaattaaaaaatgtaacgccctagttatttatttaattattttattatgtggagtatatatatatattattatatatgatgttgggtgatttatgtggagtatatgcatatatttgggtATATGTGagttttgggtgatttatgtagtgtattattttattatatggtttcgttaataataattaaaataagaatgaGATGGtatttattttggtgtttggggaaataataggagttattagaagttatggggagttaatgaaaatagaagggagttacaagtaatgggaagttaggaaaagagaggTTAGAAAGCTTTGTACGTAAAACTGACAAGTTAggagaaaaagaggagaagaccAAGTTAGAGCCAAGAGTGAATTTGTGCTGCATTTCTTCtgcaaaattaaggtaagggtgaggttttcTTCAGTAATATAGTTATtgatttctgattttgtgtttaacagagttttggtgagaatttgggaaattgggttttatgatgaaattgtagttttgaagttgtaagcatgaatttgatgttagaaataggttctaagtgcatacagaaagttaatttgcatctgtaaactgatttggggagtgattggaagaaaaatgggatttttgggaaaaaccaggtttctgcccgtacagaagttcatcgctcgcctcgcgagtagctgtgctcgccatggcgagtgagcaacttcatagctcgcctcgcgagcaatccaactcgccatggcgagtagcccagattaaaacttgatttttgaaaagttgttataagatgttttgggaatggtttaaggtacctagatgattttaatgatgaatggtggaagtcttaggttaaaaagatgaatagggaacttagaattggagtttgagtgaggaAATGTCActtttcccgagagtacctgattttcactcgcctcgagttcgccttgaactcgccatggcgagctagtgtttttgtgaactcgccatggcgagctgatgtgctcgcgaggcgagctagtgCAGTTTGAGTGCAGTTTTGCTTGCTTGATTGATAAGGTTTAAatgttgttgtttaagcataattttatttaattgtgcatcattctgaatggttgaatttctgttggatgttgattgttgatgaggaatgcattgtatgttttaactattgatcatacatgttgtaataattggagtcacatggagttgcattgcatggtcagttgtatgtagatatacacaagtaggtccattgcatatgcataaaaacagcggtgagggcttcggtcctggagtactagttgctcaacagcggtgagggcttcggtcctgatgaatgctttaaccattcaaaagcggtgagggctccggtcctgattggtaccacatgcataatgcatttcattaagaagtctaagatggtgtcttagcagtggtcatgtcatttgcatgagtcttggttgttgttcggttttatctgatgttgatgttgatgttgaatatacatttattcatatatattcattgtgatcttgatgtgttgttgatgttattggtaatatgtacattgtatacatacttgctAAATGGATTAttatggtgatgttgttgtggcttgtgaattaaatgttgatatttacaagattaatatgtttgaagtaatagggtgttagattcatttgatgattttaatatctatatttactgttgtgaatctcaccccttctgcttgaaaacgttgcccttcctatgggtaacttgcaggtgatcctgagtagtaggtggtggctcaaagtcgtgt
Above is a genomic segment from Medicago truncatula cultivar Jemalong A17 chromosome 5, MtrunA17r5.0-ANR, whole genome shotgun sequence containing:
- the LOC11413994 gene encoding putative disease resistance protein RGA3, whose protein sequence is MTKVIIGSTSGNSYDCEDLDLEPLQRRLQELLRRKRYLLVLDDLWDEEQENWLKLKSVLACGGKGASILVTTRLPKVAEIMGTVPAHKLSMLSDKDCWELFKQRAFGPNEVELTKLVAIGKEILKKCRGVPLAAITLGSLLRFKREEKEWIYVKDSKLWSLQGENSVMQALRLSYLYLPVKLRQCFAFSAIFPKDELISKQLLIELWVANGFISSNESLEAEDIGDEVWNELYWSSFFQDVQTDKLGMVTHFKMHDLVHDLAQSFAEEICCSAYNNGIINMHARIRHFSVYGQHASEDYSSIQLHHVNSLKTYIEWNFNDAGQLSPQILKFNSLRVLRSNKLNILSASIGRLKYLRYLDISHGMFKTLPQSLCRLCNLQVLKLDHCYDLQSLPDSLTHLKSLQQLSLRACYSLSSSPPKIGTLTSLRTLSIYVVGKKRGYLLEELGQLNLKGELHIKHLERVKSVTHAKEANMSSKHLNQLRLSWGRNEESQLQGNVEQILEVLQPHTQQLDSLGLRGYTGTYFPQWMSSPSLKGLTSLEITDCKNCLLLPKLGKLSSLKNLKISNMSHVVYLWEESYNGGVGGLMALETLILEKLPNLIRLSREDGENIFMTLSVLEITECPNLSGLPCLPSLKNLYLYIEGKYNQDLLRSVQKFQS
- the LOC11411445 gene encoding uncharacterized protein isoform X3 — encoded protein: MNSEQLKNGQQEKRCRNFHENFDLNVTAEELEDEPDLQCELAENHYSQYSELSETTEKHVDNRSMEANKHEEQVPQANTFEGCVDDLFILAQSAEILAAQTEDSVAKTHINTENQDQECSQELLDGSVSHVSSERCGLCYEVTGTRLTQIRKQARFKYRILDHDRADDNQFKHLQRKTTCLSQMKQQARCKSKNDLSSLQMINGPENKQRQGRILRLSQMKNQARSKNNATVKEGTEEHVCVNKHCNRCRVKRDNENHNKECQHVARRLRSFKTKKHRQQLTTECVRNSADTRSQASGTMLKDKNLITCQQELPQTYGCTENLEANFGTNKLEGNYGSNESSGVRYKSLQHIPSGLPVQKNVLLFTGLPNYTFHQYDPNMGWTLYMHHVQLMEHHRVVARQHRAERIEEKRALKYKQQTSKNPLLAANSEAHKEKLPVKRLRLTQLRREVRIGNQCSAMQGPDEN
- the LOC11411445 gene encoding uncharacterized protein isoform X1, with the translated sequence MTIMNSEQLKNGQQEKRCRNFHENFDLNVTAEELEDEPDLQCELAENHYSQYSELSETTEKHVDNRSMEANKHEEQVPQANTFEGCVDDLFILAQSAEILAAQTEDSVAKTHINTENQDQECSQELLDGSVSHVSSERCGLCYEVTGTRLTQIRKQARFKYRILDHDRADDNQFKHLQRKTTCLSQMKQQARCKSKNDLSSLQMINGPENKQRQGRILRLSQMKNQARSKNNATVKEGTEEHVCVNKHCNRCRVKRDNENHNKECQHVARRLRSFKTKKHRQQLTTECVRNSADTRSQASGTMLKDKNLITCQQELPQTYGCTENLEANFGTNKLEGNYGSNESSGVRYKSLQHIPSGLPVQKNVLLFTGLPNYTFHQYDPNMGWTLYMHHVQLMEHHRVVARQHRAERIEEKRALKYKQQTSKNPLLAANSEAHKEKLPVKRLRLTQLRREVRIGNQCSAMQGPDEN
- the LOC11411445 gene encoding uncharacterized protein isoform X2 encodes the protein MTIMNSEQLKNGQQEKRCRNFHENFDLNVTAEELEDEPDLQCELAENHYSQYSELSETTEKHVDNRSMEANKHEEQVPQANTFEGCVDDLFILAQSAEILAAQTEDSVAKTHINTENQDQECSQELLDGSVSHVSSERCGLCYEVTGTRLTQIRKQARFKYRILDHDRADDNQFKHLQRKTTCLSQMKQQARCKSKNDLSSLQMINGPENKQRQGRILRLSQMKNQARSKNNATVKEGTEEHVCVNKHCNRCRVKRDNENHNKECQHVARRLRSFKTKKHRQQLTTECVRNSADTRSQASGTMLKDKNLITCQQELPQTYGCTENLEANFGTNKLEGNYGSNESSGVRYKSLQHIPSGLPVQKNVLLFTGLPNYTFHQYDPNMGWTLYMHHVQLMEHHRVVARQHRAERIEEKRALKYKQQTSKNPLLANSEAHKEKLPVKRLRLTQLRREVRIGNQCSAMQGPDEN